From the Synergistaceae bacterium genome, one window contains:
- a CDS encoding prepilin-type N-terminal cleavage/methylation domain-containing protein, whose amino-acid sequence MKSEHVFRTFHPREKKGFSLIEVICALVILFLVILSTLAVLDYTLKVTVASRNRMGAFAAAERMAVFVLASSKGASNPQMDSSNTSIHGQISINGVNRPIEVEAITYREKTSIRLDRLMKRSAFVTFLKK is encoded by the coding sequence ATGAAATCCGAACATGTATTTAGGACGTTTCATCCACGCGAAAAGAAGGGATTTTCGCTGATAGAGGTAATTTGCGCGTTGGTGATTTTGTTTTTGGTGATTTTGTCGACCTTGGCTGTGCTCGACTATACCCTGAAGGTCACCGTGGCCTCTCGAAATCGAATGGGCGCCTTTGCCGCGGCCGAACGAATGGCGGTTTTCGTTCTGGCGTCGAGTAAAGGCGCATCAAATCCACAGATGGACTCCAGCAACACATCCATCCACGGGCAAATCTCCATCAATGGAGTGAATCGGCCGATCGAGGTGGAAGCGATCACCTATAGGGAAAAAACATCCATAAGACTTGATCGGCTCATGAAGCGTTCTGCCTTTGTCACGTTTTTAAAAAAGTGA